In Leishmania mexicana MHOM/GT/2001/U1103 complete genome, chromosome 22, a genomic segment contains:
- a CDS encoding putative protein kinase, translated as MQPRRPLSSSRASARASAASRPQPHRTVSSDGASRSQTTTPMYRPLRYVGRGSFGVVLLAEEVHTGDKVAIKRVHYDARLHNREVAILNSVLVDNPRHQQPSNTAVDSNDTSRLPDGATRISSTSSPSALSSSHTVEDVHLWPGTHHPNIVELLDFYVTYDTASSEQVLGADMVGTGGAGAGFEFLPSHHPTAHRYPLSGGSGAASASAPPASAPLAAFAYLEMVMSYLPMDLCYVKKYYFRFHDMPTMVTSSSSSPLASPEQAPTDLSSGELPEGTADRSPASPKHAGTGCNGSNSSRHGSTGSSGADVCNHLPLRWVKVVLFQLARALAFMHVRHVCHRDLKPANVLVDPDTGRVRLCDFGSAKLIARPGEEKNVSYICSRYYRAPELLFGALHYGCPVDMWSFGCIAAELLRESGKPLFRGCTTIDQMAELFKVLGAPSKREMYAMNPQCAEALLRTRAMHRHQSLDNDPHSGSRGGVRQGRSCGLELEVDYQVEEDNDVELRGSARQGGYDVDSHGEFLRDALDDGLSSQTSASPGMATASPPPSSTKDPRDYKTRFSASPSTAATATLDDVAPTPFEEYYDVLKVRAIPWRRLFPADTPMEAVTLVASLLCYAPDKRLTAAELVEHPFFDDLFSAADAQLRTGDLDPATAMESGATMSPSDDDGVASAALRLPNGRLMPLSMFQVTEVERGLYTDAFLTRMARQAELVAAAMKQDEYP; from the coding sequence ATGCAGCCTCGACGGCCCTTGTCCTCCTCTCGcgcctctgcgcgtgcgtcagCCGCATCTCGCCCGCAACCGCATAGGACCGTGAGCAGCGACGGGGCATCTCGGTCGCAGACAACGACCCCGATGTACAGGCCGCTGCGCTACGTGGGCCGTGGCAGCTTCGGTGTCGTTCTTCTCGCCGAGGAGGTGCATACAGGTGACAAAGTTGCCATTAAGCGTGTCCACTATGACGCCCGCCTTCACAACCGCGAGGTGGCGATCTTGAACTCCGTTCTCGTCGACAACccgcggcaccagcagccaTCGAACACTGCTGTCGACAGCAATGACACGTCGCGGCTCCCCGATGGCGCGACAAGGATCTCGTCTACCTCCTCTCCGTCGGCATTGTCGTCCTCGCACACCGTGGAGGACGTGCACCTGTGGCCTGGTACACACCATCCGAACATCGTCGAACTGCTCGACTTCTATGTGACCTACGACACTGCCTCGTCAGAGCAAGTGCTGGGGGCGGATATGGTCGGCACCGGGGGTGCCGGTGCGGGTTTTGAGTTTCTGCCATCGCACCACCCCACAGCGCATCGGTACCCGTtgagcggtggcagcggtgccgcctccgcgagTGCCCCGCCCGCTTCGGCTCCCCTGGCGGCGTTTGCATATCTCGAGATGGTGATGAGCTACTTACCGATGGACCTGTGCTATGTGAAGAAGTACTATTTTCGCTTCCACGACATGCCCACCATGGTGACATCCAGTTCGTCATCTCCCCTCGCTTCGCCGGAGCAGGCACCGACAGATCTGTCGTCCGGCGAGCTGCCGGAAGGCACGGCAGACCGCTCCCCGGCGTCACCCAAGCACGCCGGGACCGGctgcaacggcagcaacagcagccgccacggcagcaccggcagcagcggtgctgaTGTTTGCAACCACCTTCCCCTGCGCTGGGTGAAGGTGGTGCTGTTCCAGCTGGCCCGGGCGCTGGCTTTCATGCATGTGCGTCATGTTTGCCACCGTGATTTGAAGCCTGCCAACGTCCTTGTCGACCCGGACACCGGCCGCGTGCGGCTCTGCGACTTTGGCAGCGCGAAGCTGATAGCGCGACCTGGAGAGGAGAAGAACGTGTCATATATTTGCTCCCGCTACTACCGCGCCCCTGAGCTACTTTTCGGCGCACTGCACTACGGGTGCCCCGTGGACATGTGGTCGTTTggctgcatcgccgcggaGCTCTTGCGCGAGTCGGGCAAGCCCCTCTTCCGGGGCTGCACCACGATTGATCAAATGGCGGAGCTGTTCAAGGTGCTGGGGGCGCCGTCGAAACGGGAGATGTACGCCATGAACCCCCAGTgtgcagaggcgctgctgcgcacccgcGCCATGCACCGTCACCAGAGCCTCGACAACGATCCTCATTctggcagccgcggcggcgttcgGCAGGGCCGATCCTGCGGGCTGGAACTCGAGGTGGACTAccaggtggaggaggacaacGACGTCGAGTTGCGTGGCAGCGCGCGGCAGGGCGGGTATGACGTCGATAGTCATGGAGAATTTTTGCGCGACGCGCTAGACGATGGACTCTCGTCCCAGACTTCGGCATCGCCTGGAATGgcgacggcatcgccgccgccgtcctccacCAAAGACCCTCGGGATTACAAGACGAGGTTCTCTGCGTCACCGTCAACTgcagccacggcgacgctggATGACGTGGCACCTACGCCGTTTGAGGAGTACTACGATGTGCTGAAGGTGCGCGCGATACCGTGGCGAAGGCTCTTCCCCGCTGACACGCCTATGGAGGCGGTGACGCTTGTTGCATCGTTGCTGTGCTACGCGCCTGACAAGCGGCTCACTGCGGCGGAGCTGGTTGAACACCCCTTCTTTGACGACCTCTTCAGCGCTGCAGATGCCCAACTGAGGACAGGAGACCTCGATCCTGCAACTGCTATGGAGAGTGGAGCGACAATGTCCCCCAGCGACGATGACGGGGTTGcatctgcggcgctgcggctgccgaaCGGCCGCCTGATGCCATTGTCTATGTTCCAGGTCACGGAGGTCGAGCGAGGCCTGTACACAGACGCCTTCCTCACGCGCATGGCGCGAcaggcggagctggtggCAGCGGCCATGAAGCAAGACGAATACCCATGA
- a CDS encoding putative 40S ribosomal protein S15 produces the protein MASNITAERYEQLKKERTFHKFTYRGLEIDPLLALSEEEFKALVHARARRNMNRHADRRPPVLLKRLREAKKHVKVGEKPKAVKTHLRDVVITPEMVGSVVAIYNGHQFNAVEIKGEMIGHYLGEFSMSYRPVLHGRPGVGATHSSRFIPIK, from the coding sequence ATGGCGTCCAACATCACGGCTGAGCGCTACGAGCAGCTCAAGAAGGAGCGCACGTTCCACAAGTTCACGTACCGTGGGCTTGAGATCGACCCCCTGCTTGcgctgagcgaggaggagttcaaggcgctggtgcacgcgcgcgcgcgccgcaaCATGAACCGCCACGCGGACCGCCGGCCGCCCGTGCTCCTGAAGCGCCTGCGCGAGGCGAAGAAGCACGTGAAGGTTGGCGAGAAGCCGAAGGCTGTCAAGACGCACCTGCGCGACGTGGTGATCACGCCGGAGATGGTGGGGTCCGTGGTGGCGATCTACAACGGCCACCAGTTCAACGCTGTGGAGATCAAGGGTGAGATGATCGGCCACTACCTTGGCGAGTTCTCGATGAGCTACCGCCCGGTGCTGCACGGTCGCCCTGGTGTGGGTGCCACGCACTCCTCCCGCTTCATCCCGATCAAGTAG